From a region of the Bremerella alba genome:
- the csb2 gene encoding type I-G CRISPR-associated protein Csb2 encodes MMASLTIEIDYLTGRCVAASVANRDQPEWPPHPGRLFMALAAACFERGEDPEEVAALEWLEKQGVPNMRASAASVRSLTKCYVPVNDKMTVNKAVLQSTPGLTRSKQERSYPTVIPDATSVYYVWPNVTESEPYLSALQQVCGETIRVGHSSSLVRAWAYLGEPKRHGDDSANSIAYISWKPTDELAQQQARVADIGELSRLRRACGVDRIERFVELQSKIDGAKGKEKKAAQQEFEADFRQPYKTSLRPPEPTPPVLGTWQGYRRSDAESETVAVGEHYDSTLTILSKLDGRNLGLSDCLALTQRLRETVLNRLKNPIPEWVSGHQPDGSPTQFPHLAFVPLPYVGSQHADGHLLGLALVLPNRISPRERGKVLSPLLFKEGNRIPVELLLGRLGEWTLDLEARPAPPLALQNETWTRASRDWASVTPVVLDRFPKQSRSEDRAAWEAEVARTIAAACKHAGLPRPVNVFIDKTSVHQGVPRAVQKTRKVRGAASRESSPLGDGFPIMPTRAGKPARPQVHVHLQFEQPVRGPVLIGAGRYFGYGFCKPLSTRNKR; translated from the coding sequence ATGATGGCCTCCCTGACCATTGAAATCGATTATCTTACCGGGCGATGCGTCGCCGCCAGCGTGGCGAACCGCGACCAGCCAGAATGGCCTCCGCACCCGGGGCGTCTGTTCATGGCGTTGGCGGCGGCTTGTTTCGAGCGAGGCGAGGATCCGGAAGAAGTCGCGGCATTAGAATGGCTTGAAAAACAAGGCGTTCCCAACATGCGGGCCAGTGCGGCATCGGTTCGCTCACTGACCAAGTGTTATGTGCCGGTGAACGACAAGATGACGGTCAACAAGGCGGTGCTTCAGTCTACCCCGGGACTGACGCGTTCCAAGCAGGAACGGAGCTATCCAACCGTCATACCGGATGCCACCTCGGTCTATTATGTTTGGCCTAATGTCACGGAATCGGAACCCTATCTGTCGGCGCTGCAACAGGTTTGCGGCGAGACGATTCGCGTCGGTCACTCCTCGTCCTTGGTTCGGGCCTGGGCCTATCTGGGCGAACCGAAACGGCATGGCGATGATTCAGCCAACTCCATCGCTTATATCTCTTGGAAGCCGACCGATGAACTTGCCCAGCAACAAGCGCGTGTCGCCGACATAGGTGAGCTGAGCCGGCTGCGGCGGGCGTGTGGCGTGGATCGGATCGAACGATTCGTGGAATTGCAGTCGAAGATTGACGGGGCCAAGGGAAAAGAAAAGAAGGCCGCGCAGCAAGAGTTTGAAGCTGATTTCCGGCAACCCTATAAGACGTCGCTACGGCCTCCCGAGCCGACTCCGCCGGTGCTTGGTACATGGCAAGGATATCGCCGCTCGGACGCAGAGTCCGAAACCGTCGCTGTGGGCGAGCACTACGACAGTACGCTAACGATCTTATCTAAGCTCGATGGCCGTAATCTTGGACTGAGTGATTGCTTAGCTTTGACACAGCGGCTACGCGAAACGGTACTTAATCGCCTAAAGAACCCCATTCCTGAATGGGTAAGCGGGCATCAACCAGATGGTTCTCCAACACAGTTTCCTCACTTAGCGTTCGTTCCGCTACCGTATGTCGGTAGTCAACATGCGGATGGCCATTTATTGGGCTTGGCGCTGGTTCTCCCTAATCGGATCTCACCCCGGGAACGGGGGAAGGTTCTTTCACCATTGCTATTTAAAGAAGGTAATCGCATTCCGGTCGAGTTATTGCTGGGCCGTTTGGGCGAATGGACATTGGACCTTGAAGCCCGCCCCGCGCCTCCCTTGGCGCTTCAGAACGAAACCTGGACTCGGGCCAGCCGCGATTGGGCGAGCGTCACGCCGGTGGTGCTCGATCGCTTTCCCAAGCAGTCTCGTTCCGAAGACCGGGCGGCTTGGGAAGCGGAAGTTGCGCGAACGATTGCCGCCGCGTGCAAACACGCGGGGCTCCCTCGTCCAGTGAACGTGTTCATCGATAAGACCTCGGTACATCAAGGGGTTCCCCGCGCCGTTCAGAAGACGCGAAAAGTCCGCGGCGCGGCCTCTCGCGAATCGTCTCCACTGGGTGATGGATTTCCCATAATGCCAACGCGCGCAGGCAAGCCTGCCCGGCCTCAAGTACATGTTCATTTGCAATTCGAGCAGCCTGTGCGGGGTCCCGTCCTAATCGGAGCGGGCCGCTACTTCGGCTATGGATTCTGCAAGCCGCTGTCGACAAGGAACAAACGATGA